In a single window of the Streptacidiphilus sp. P02-A3a genome:
- a CDS encoding peptidoglycan DD-metalloendopeptidase family protein yields MATGQGRHRRPPAPTNGGALAKAAGVTAVGAAIPVLTAGTAHAAAPSVWEKVAACESSGDWSTATGNGYSGGLQFSASTWSAYGGDRYAPSANLASETEQIAIAQRVLQAQGPGAWPVCSVRAGLTRADGAGTTPARPASAPKTSAPKTSAKKATAKKAPAKPAAAQKRKATVHAPAKAARHTVRAGETLSGVAQELGVPGGWQPLYAQNRSVIGADPNLIHPGEQLSWTASAPAPAPGLPKFGRSIIHHRTGAVVAPVGGRVTVSEAYGTPGPWLAGHHTGVDLAVAVGTPVHAVAAGTVVFASWGGDYGNLVKIRHADGDYTLYAHLSRFDVRVGQTVGAGTTVGWSGATGNVTGPHLHFEVDTTEQYGSDIDPVGWLKSQGVALA; encoded by the coding sequence ATGGCAACCGGACAAGGGCGTCACCGCAGACCACCCGCGCCGACCAACGGCGGGGCCCTGGCCAAGGCCGCCGGGGTGACCGCCGTCGGCGCGGCGATACCCGTGCTGACCGCGGGCACCGCGCACGCCGCCGCGCCCAGCGTCTGGGAGAAGGTCGCCGCCTGCGAGTCCAGCGGCGACTGGTCAACGGCCACCGGGAACGGCTACTCCGGCGGTCTCCAGTTCTCCGCCTCCACCTGGAGCGCCTACGGTGGCGACCGGTACGCGCCCAGCGCGAACCTCGCCAGCGAGACCGAGCAGATCGCGATCGCGCAGCGGGTGCTACAGGCCCAGGGGCCGGGCGCCTGGCCGGTCTGCTCGGTCCGCGCGGGCCTCACCCGCGCCGACGGCGCCGGGACGACCCCGGCCCGCCCCGCGTCCGCCCCGAAGACCTCCGCCCCGAAGACCTCCGCGAAGAAGGCCACGGCCAAGAAGGCCCCCGCCAAGCCCGCCGCCGCGCAGAAGCGGAAGGCGACGGTCCACGCCCCGGCCAAGGCCGCCCGCCACACCGTGCGCGCGGGGGAGACGCTGTCCGGCGTCGCCCAGGAGCTGGGAGTCCCCGGTGGCTGGCAGCCGCTGTACGCGCAGAACCGATCCGTCATCGGCGCCGACCCGAACCTGATCCACCCGGGCGAACAGCTGAGCTGGACCGCGTCCGCCCCCGCGCCCGCGCCCGGCCTGCCGAAGTTCGGCCGCAGCATCATCCACCACCGGACCGGCGCCGTGGTCGCGCCGGTCGGTGGGCGGGTGACGGTCTCCGAGGCCTACGGCACCCCCGGCCCGTGGCTGGCCGGCCACCACACCGGTGTGGACCTGGCTGTCGCCGTCGGTACCCCGGTGCACGCGGTCGCGGCCGGGACGGTGGTCTTCGCGAGCTGGGGCGGTGACTACGGCAACCTGGTCAAGATCCGCCATGCCGACGGCGACTACACCCTCTACGCCCACCTGTCCCGGTTCGACGTCAGGGTCGGCCAGACCGTCGGCGCCGGGACCACCGTCGGGTGGTCCGGGGCGACCGGCAACGTCACCGGCCCGCACCTGCACTTCGAGGTGGACACGACCGAGCAGTACGGCTCCGACATCGACCCGGTCGGCTGGCTGAAGTCCCAGGGCGTGGCCCTGGCCTGA